From the genome of Streptococcus lutetiensis, one region includes:
- a CDS encoding competence/damage-inducible protein A: protein MKAEIIAVGTEILTGQITNTNAQFLSEEFAKLGIDVFFQTAVGDNEERLLSIIDLANKRSDLVVLCGGLGPTEDDLTKQTLAKYLGRNLVFDEQASKRLNEFFATRPQFTRTANNERQAQLIEGSTPLQNSTGLAVGGVIEVDGVTYVVLPGPPSELKPMVWDYLVPLLSSDHKQLYSRVLRFFGIGESQLVTVLSDLIDNQTDPTIAPYAKTGEVTLRLSTKADDIESAKEKLDQLEQKILSKKTLNSIPLENLLYGYGDDNSMARVVFDLLKKKHKTITAAESLTAGLFQSSIADFSGSSSVFNGGFVTYSIEEKSKMLQIPLEKLQEHGVVSHFTAEKMAEQSRKLTDADFGIGLTGVAGPDSLEGHPAGTVFIGIATREKVHSIRVLIGGRRRSDVRHIACLYAFNLVRQALLQD from the coding sequence ATGAAAGCTGAGATTATCGCTGTAGGAACAGAGATTTTAACAGGACAAATCACAAATACCAATGCGCAATTTTTATCTGAAGAATTTGCCAAGTTAGGGATTGATGTTTTTTTCCAAACAGCTGTTGGGGACAATGAAGAGCGTCTTTTGTCTATCATTGATTTGGCAAATAAGCGTAGCGATTTAGTTGTTCTCTGTGGTGGTTTAGGACCAACTGAGGATGATTTGACAAAGCAAACCTTAGCAAAATATTTAGGGCGTAACCTGGTCTTTGATGAACAGGCAAGTAAACGTCTAAATGAGTTCTTTGCGACACGTCCTCAATTTACAAGAACAGCTAACAATGAACGCCAAGCTCAACTGATTGAAGGTTCAACTCCTTTGCAAAATAGCACTGGTTTGGCTGTAGGTGGAGTGATTGAAGTTGACGGCGTCACTTATGTTGTTCTTCCTGGCCCACCAAGTGAGCTTAAGCCCATGGTCTGGGATTATTTAGTGCCTTTGTTATCTAGCGACCATAAGCAACTTTATTCACGTGTTTTGCGTTTCTTTGGCATTGGAGAAAGCCAACTGGTAACTGTTTTATCAGATTTGATTGACAACCAAACTGATCCAACCATTGCGCCATATGCTAAGACAGGTGAAGTAACGCTGCGTTTGTCAACGAAAGCAGACGACATTGAATCAGCTAAGGAAAAACTAGACCAGCTAGAGCAAAAAATTCTTTCTAAGAAGACTTTAAATAGCATTCCGCTTGAGAATTTGCTTTATGGTTACGGTGATGACAATAGTATGGCGCGTGTTGTTTTTGATTTGCTTAAGAAAAAACACAAGACCATTACAGCTGCAGAAAGTTTAACAGCAGGGCTGTTTCAATCAAGTATTGCAGACTTCTCAGGCTCTTCATCAGTCTTTAATGGTGGTTTTGTGACTTATAGCATTGAAGAAAAATCAAAAATGCTTCAGATTCCATTAGAAAAGTTGCAAGAACACGGGGTTGTTAGTCACTTTACAGCTGAGAAAATGGCTGAGCAATCTCGCAAGTTAACAGATGCTGATTTTGGGATTGGATTGACAGGAGTTGCAGGACCAGATAGCTTAGAAGGTCACCCAGCAGGAACAGTTTTCATTGGTATTGCTACTAGAGAAAAAGTTCATTCTATTCGTGTTCTCATAGGTGGACGAAGACGTTCAGACGTGCGTCATATTGCATGTTTGTATGCTTTTAACTTGGTACGTCAAGCTTTATTACAGGATTAA
- a CDS encoding MFS transporter — MMTIIRRNTFVYLLANFLVIVAYSMPHSILTVILLAKGLSVSQILLIQSAYSIAIVLFELPSGLLADNHSRKKSL, encoded by the coding sequence ATGATGACAATCATTAGGAGAAATACTTTTGTTTATTTGCTAGCAAATTTTTTAGTGATAGTAGCTTATTCCATGCCACATTCGATTTTAACGGTTATTTTATTGGCAAAGGGATTAAGTGTATCGCAAATTTTACTCATTCAATCTGCTTATAGTATTGCGATTGTCTTATTTGAACTTCCAAGTGGTTTGTTGGCGGATAACCACTCACGGAAAAAATCTTTATAG
- a CDS encoding DNA-3-methyladenine glycosylase I, producing the protein MKRCSWVKESNPLYVTYHDTEWGKPLHDDQALFELLCLETYQAGLSWETILNKRASFNQAFYDYDVAKVAQMSDDELEALLQNPAIVRNRRKIYVTRSNAQVFMKVQEAFGSFDAYLWSWVDNTPIVNDVEDYATFPASTSLSEELSKDLKKRGFKFVGPVCVYSFLQAAGLVNDHEVDCDFK; encoded by the coding sequence ATGAAACGTTGTAGTTGGGTAAAAGAAAGTAATCCTTTATATGTTACTTACCACGATACGGAGTGGGGAAAGCCACTGCACGATGATCAAGCACTGTTTGAACTTTTATGTCTTGAAACGTATCAAGCTGGACTTTCGTGGGAGACCATTCTTAATAAACGCGCCTCATTTAACCAAGCCTTCTATGATTATGATGTAGCAAAGGTAGCGCAGATGTCTGATGATGAACTTGAGGCTTTGTTGCAAAATCCAGCAATCGTTCGAAATCGTCGTAAGATTTATGTGACCAGAAGTAACGCACAGGTGTTTATGAAGGTTCAAGAGGCATTCGGTTCTTTTGATGCTTATCTCTGGTCTTGGGTTGATAACACACCTATCGTAAATGATGTTGAGGATTATGCGACCTTTCCTGCCAGCACGTCTTTATCTGAAGAGCTTTCTAAGGATTTAAAAAAACGAGGTTTCAAATTTGTCGGACCTGTCTGTGTTTATTCCTTTCTTCAGGCGGCAGGTTTGGTTAATGACCATGAAGTCGACTGTGATTTTAAATAA
- the ruvA gene encoding Holliday junction branch migration protein RuvA yields MYDYIKGKLTKITAKYIIIEAGGLGYIVNVANPYSFSDVMNQDIQVYLHQVIREDAQLLFGFHTEDEKAVFLNLISVSGIGPTTALAIIAVDDNEGLVNAIDTSNIKYLMKFPKIGKKTAQQMVLDLAGKFVDVSVENGKASQTKTAANEQLEEAMEALLALGYKAAELKKIRKFFEGTNETAEQYIKLSLKMLMKG; encoded by the coding sequence ATGTACGATTATATCAAAGGAAAATTAACTAAAATTACTGCAAAATACATTATTATTGAAGCAGGGGGATTAGGCTATATTGTCAACGTTGCCAATCCGTACAGCTTTTCAGATGTGATGAATCAAGATATCCAAGTCTACCTTCATCAAGTAATTCGTGAAGATGCTCAACTTTTGTTTGGCTTTCATACTGAAGACGAAAAGGCTGTTTTTCTTAATCTGATTTCAGTTTCAGGGATTGGTCCTACAACAGCGCTAGCTATTATCGCGGTGGATGATAACGAAGGTTTGGTTAATGCCATCGACACAAGCAACATTAAATACTTGATGAAATTCCCAAAAATCGGGAAAAAAACTGCCCAACAAATGGTTTTGGATTTGGCAGGAAAATTTGTCGATGTTTCTGTGGAAAATGGCAAAGCTTCTCAGACCAAAACGGCAGCAAACGAGCAGCTTGAAGAAGCCATGGAAGCTCTTTTGGCACTTGGATATAAAGCAGCAGAGCTTAAGAAAATCCGTAAGTTCTTTGAAGGCACAAATGAAACAGCAGAACAATACATCAAATTAAGCCTTAAGATGTTGATGAAAGGCTAA
- the mutL gene encoding DNA mismatch repair endonuclease MutL has protein sequence MSKIIELPEVLANQIAAGEVVERPASVVKELVENSIDAGSSQITIEIEESGLKKIQVTDNGEGISQEDVALSLHRHATSKIKSQADLFRIRTLGFRGEAIPSIASISHFTVKTATADEHYGMLLVAKGGEIERQEPISTPVGTKITVENLFYNTPARLKYMKSLQSELAHIVDVVNRLSLAHPEIAFTLINDGHQMTTTSGTGDLRQAIAGIYGLNTAKKMIEISNADLDFEVSGYISLPELTRANRNYITILINGRYIKNFLLNRAILDGYGSKLMVGRFPIAVIDIQIDPYLADVNVHPTKQEIRISKEKELMSLISSAIAESLREQDLIPDALENLAKSSTRGLPKPQQTSLPLKQTNFYYDKERHDFFVKSDTVEEEPVQLFNEVDKGVNPVDKQSSVRYAQRSAADQEYDEHDSLDFKNKTKINRMIESLDKEEISTFPELEYFGQMHGTYLFAQGNGGLYIIDQHAAQERIKYEYYRDKIGEVDDSLQQLLMPYLFEFSGADFIKLQEKMELLKQVGINLEPYGNNTFILREHPIWMKEGEIETAVYEMCDMLLLTNEVSVKKYCAELAIMMSCKRSIKANHTLDDYSARQLIVQLSQCKNPYNCPHGRPVLVNFTKSDMEKMFRRIQENHTSLRELGKY, from the coding sequence ATGAGTAAAATTATTGAGTTGCCAGAGGTTTTGGCCAACCAGATTGCTGCAGGTGAAGTTGTTGAACGACCAGCTAGTGTGGTTAAAGAATTGGTTGAAAATTCGATTGATGCTGGAAGTAGTCAGATTACCATCGAGATTGAAGAATCAGGTCTTAAGAAGATTCAAGTCACTGATAATGGTGAGGGAATTTCTCAAGAGGATGTAGCGTTGAGTTTGCATCGTCATGCTACAAGTAAGATTAAAAGCCAAGCAGACCTTTTTCGTATCAGAACTTTGGGATTTCGCGGTGAGGCCATCCCTTCCATTGCCTCAATTAGCCATTTCACAGTGAAAACAGCGACTGCTGATGAACACTACGGAATGCTTTTAGTGGCAAAAGGGGGCGAGATTGAGCGACAAGAACCAATTTCAACGCCTGTCGGGACAAAAATTACCGTTGAAAATCTTTTTTACAACACTCCTGCTCGTCTTAAGTACATGAAAAGCTTGCAATCAGAGTTGGCTCATATCGTTGATGTGGTTAATCGCTTGAGCCTAGCTCATCCAGAAATTGCCTTTACTTTGATTAATGATGGTCATCAAATGACAACGACTTCTGGGACAGGTGATTTGCGTCAAGCCATTGCTGGTATTTACGGTTTAAATACAGCTAAGAAAATGATTGAAATCTCAAATGCCGACCTTGATTTTGAAGTGTCAGGTTATATTAGCTTACCAGAATTGACGCGTGCCAATCGCAATTACATTACTATTTTAATCAATGGTCGCTACATCAAAAATTTCTTGCTCAACCGTGCGATTTTGGATGGTTACGGGTCAAAATTGATGGTTGGTCGCTTCCCAATTGCTGTCATCGATATTCAAATCGATCCTTACCTTGCTGATGTTAATGTCCACCCAACCAAGCAAGAAATTCGTATCTCAAAAGAAAAAGAACTCATGAGCTTAATCAGTTCAGCTATTGCAGAGAGTTTGCGTGAGCAAGATTTGATTCCAGATGCTCTTGAAAATCTAGCTAAGTCAAGTACACGAGGTCTTCCAAAACCCCAGCAAACGAGTCTGCCTTTAAAACAAACCAACTTTTACTATGATAAGGAACGTCACGATTTCTTTGTGAAATCAGATACGGTTGAAGAAGAGCCAGTGCAGTTGTTTAATGAGGTTGACAAAGGTGTCAATCCAGTTGACAAGCAATCTTCGGTTAGGTATGCACAGCGTTCAGCGGCAGATCAAGAGTATGATGAGCATGATAGTCTTGATTTTAAAAATAAAACGAAAATCAATCGTATGATTGAAAGTCTTGATAAGGAGGAAATCTCTACTTTCCCTGAGTTAGAGTACTTTGGGCAAATGCACGGTACTTATCTTTTTGCACAAGGTAATGGTGGGCTTTATATCATTGACCAGCATGCGGCGCAGGAACGTATCAAGTATGAGTATTATCGTGACAAAATTGGCGAAGTTGATGACTCATTACAACAGTTGCTGATGCCATATCTGTTTGAATTTTCTGGGGCAGATTTCATCAAACTTCAAGAAAAAATGGAGCTTCTAAAGCAAGTTGGTATTAATTTAGAACCATACGGCAATAACACTTTTATCCTTCGTGAGCATCCTATTTGGATGAAGGAAGGGGAGATTGAGACAGCTGTTTATGAAATGTGCGACATGTTACTGTTGACCAATGAAGTTTCTGTCAAGAAATACTGTGCTGAGTTAGCGATTATGATGTCATGTAAACGATCAATCAAGGCTAACCATACCCTTGATGACTATTCAGCCCGACAACTCATCGTTCAATTATCACAATGTAAGAATCCTTATAACTGCCCACACGGACGTCCAGTGCTTGTTAATTTCACCAAGTCAGACATGGAAAAGATGTTCCGTCGTATTCAAGAAAATCATACAAGTTTAAGAGAGTTAGGAAAATACTAA